A genomic window from Lotus japonicus ecotype B-129 chromosome 1, LjGifu_v1.2 includes:
- the LOC130733436 gene encoding CSC1-like protein At3g21620: protein MASLGDIGLAAAINILTAFAFLIAFAVLRIQPINDRVYFPKWYLKGLRSSPLQGGAFVSKFVNLDFRSYIRFLNWMPAALQMPEPELIDHAGLDSAVYLRIYLLGLKIFVPISLLAFSVMVPVNWTNNTLERSNVEYSNIDKLSISNIPTGSNRFWTHLAMAYLFTFWTCYILKREYQIVATMRLSFLASERRRPDQFTVLVRNVPPDPDESVSELVEHFFLVNHPEHYLTHQVVYDAKKLSSLVAKKKKKQNWLDYYELKHSRNQSIRPTKKTGFLGLCGSSVDAIDFYTAEIEKLSEEIELERDKVKKNPKSIMPAAFVSFRTRWGAAVCAQTQQTRNPTIWLTEGAPEPRDVYWDNMAIPYVSLSIRRLIIGVAFFFLTFFFMIPIAFVQSLANIEGIEKAAPFLKSFIEIKFIKSFIQGFLPGIALKIFLIFLPTILMIMSKFEGFISLSGLERRSATRYYIFQFINVFLGSIITGTAFQQLDKFIHQSANEIPKTIGVSIPMKATFFITYIMVDGWAGCAGEILRLKPLIFYHLKNFFLVKTEKDREEAMDPGTIGFNTGEPQIQLYFLLGLVYAVITPFLLPYIIVFFGLAYVVYRHQIINVYNQEYESAAAFWPDIHGRIIFALVISQLLLMGLLSTKEAANSTPLLIILPVLTIWFHLFCKGRYEPAFVQHPLQEAMMKDTLERAREPQLNYKEFLQNAYIHPVFKSDEDSDSDVMSQEFEDEPMLVQTKRQSRKNTPLPSKHSSSL, encoded by the exons ATGGCTTCGCTTGGTGATATAGGACTTGCAGCGGCGATCAACATCCTTACTGCATTTGCTTTCTTAATAGCATTTGCGGTACTTCGAATCCAACCCATTAATGATAGGGTGTATTTTCCAAAATGGTATCTGAAGGGTTTAAGGAGCAGTCCGTTGCAAGGAGGGGCGTTTGTGTCCAAGTTTGTCAATTTAGACTTCAGGTCATACATAAGGTTCTTGAATTGGATGCCTGCTGCATTGCAAATGCCGGAACCCGAACTAATTGACCATGCAGGCTTGGACTCTGCAGTATACTTGAGGATCTACTTACTAGG GCTGAAAATATTTGTCCCCATTTCACTCCTAGCATTTTCTGTTATGGTTCCCGTCAATTGGACCAACAACACCTTGGAACGTTCCAATGTGGAGTATAGTAACATAGATAAGCTTTCTATTTCAAATATCCCAACTGGATCAAATAG ATTTTGGACTCATCTGGCAATGGCTTATCTTTTTACCTTCTGGACATGCTATATCTTGAAAAGGGAGTATCAGATAGTTGCTACAATGAGATTGTCCTTTCTTGCATCTGAACGACGCCGTCCTGACCAATTTACG GTACTTGTTAGGAATGTACCACCTGATCCTGATGAATCAGTAAGTGAGCTAGTGGAACATTTCTTTTTGGTCAACCATCCAGAGCACTATCTCACGCATCAG GTTGTTTACGATGCAAAGAAACTTTCTAGTCTAGTtgctaagaagaagaaaaagcagAATTGGCTTGACTACTATGAACTTAAACATTCTAGAAACCAATCCATAAGGCCAACTAAAAAG ACTGGTTTTTTAGGTCTTTGCGGTAGTAGCGTGGATGCGATTGATTTTTATACTGCTGAAATTGAGAAACTATCAGAAGAA ATAGAGTTGGAGAGAGATAAGGTGAAGAAAAATCCTAAATCTATTATGCCAGCTGCATTTGTTTCCTTCCGAACTCGCTGGGGTGCAGCTGTTTGTGCACAAACTCAACAAACCAGAAACCCAACTATATGGTTGACTGAGGGGGCTCCAGAACCTCGTGATGTGTATTGGGATAACATGGCAATACCATATGTTTCACTCTCAATAAGGAGGCTTATAATTGGTGTTGCTTTCTTCTTTCTGACGTTCTTTTTCATGATTCCTATTGCATTTGTGCAATCACTAGCTAATATTGAAGGCATTGAGAAGGCAGCACCTTTCTTGAAGTCCTTTATTGAAAT AAAATTCATAAAATCGTTTATACAAGGTTTCCTTCCTGGAATTGCTTTGAAGATATTCCTCATATTTCTGCCAACAATTTTGATGATAATGTCCAAGTTTGAAGGTTTTATAAGCCTGTCCGGTCTAGAAAGGAGATCAGCCACAAGATATTATATCTTCCAGTTCATTAATGTATTCCTTGGGAGCATTATTACTGGGACAGCATTCCAACAACTAGATAAATTTATCCACCAGTCTGCAAATGA AATCCCAAAAACAATTGGTGTCTCCATTCCAATGAAAGCAACTTTCTTCATAACTTACATAATGGTTGATGGGTGGGCTGGATGTGCTGGTGAAATTTTAAGGTTGAAGCCACTGATATTCTATCATTTAAAAAACTTCTTCTTGGTGAAGACTGAAAAGGACCGCGAAGAAGCAATGGATCCCGGGACTATTGGTTTCAACACAGGCGAACCTCAAATACAACTTTATTTCTTGCTTGGCCTTGTATATGCAGTGATCACACCATTTCTTCTTCCATACATCATAGTGTTCTTTGGTTTGGCATATGTTGTCTACCGTCATCAG ATTATAAATGTGTATAACCAGGAGTACGAGAGTGCTGCAGCATTCTGGCCTGATATTCATGGACGTATTATATTTGCATTAGTGATCTCACAGCTGCTGTTAATGGGATTATTGAGTACAAAAGAAGCTGCTAACTCAactccattgctcatcattctCCCAGTTTTGACAATATGGTTCCATTTGTTCTGCAAGGGACGATATGAACCTGCTTTTGTTCAGCACCCATTACAG GAAGC
- the LOC130733440 gene encoding uncharacterized protein LOC130733440 isoform X1 has product MLFCFQVEGMNAFKAYKACVPIAWSPNLYITLVRGIPGTRRLHRRTLEALRLGKCNRTVMRWNTPTVRGMLQQVKRLVVIETEEMYKARKQKEEAHRALRPPLVINHQPSSATGTL; this is encoded by the exons ATGCTGTTCTGTTTTCAAGTTGAAGGTATGAATGCATTTAAGGCATACAAAGCATGTGTCCCAATTGCTTGGAGCCCAAATCTCTATATAACTCTGGTGAGGGGCATTCCAGGGACCAGGAGGCTCCACAGACGCACTTTGGAAGCACTACGCCTGGGAAAATGCAATCGAACTGTCATGCGATGGAACACGCCTACTGTTAGGGGAATGCTCCAACAG GTCAAGAGGCTAGTTGTCATTGAGACAGAGGAGATGTACAAGGCCCGCAAACAGAAGGAGGAAGCCCACCGAGCTCTGCGTCCTCCATTGGTCATAAATCATCAACCGTCTTCGGCTACTGGTACCTTATAA
- the LOC130733440 gene encoding uncharacterized protein LOC130733440 isoform X2, protein MNAFKAYKACVPIAWSPNLYITLVRGIPGTRRLHRRTLEALRLGKCNRTVMRWNTPTVRGMLQQVKRLVVIETEEMYKARKQKEEAHRALRPPLVINHQPSSATGTL, encoded by the exons ATGAATGCATTTAAGGCATACAAAGCATGTGTCCCAATTGCTTGGAGCCCAAATCTCTATATAACTCTGGTGAGGGGCATTCCAGGGACCAGGAGGCTCCACAGACGCACTTTGGAAGCACTACGCCTGGGAAAATGCAATCGAACTGTCATGCGATGGAACACGCCTACTGTTAGGGGAATGCTCCAACAG GTCAAGAGGCTAGTTGTCATTGAGACAGAGGAGATGTACAAGGCCCGCAAACAGAAGGAGGAAGCCCACCGAGCTCTGCGTCCTCCATTGGTCATAAATCATCAACCGTCTTCGGCTACTGGTACCTTATAA